The following coding sequences lie in one Maylandia zebra isolate NMK-2024a linkage group LG14, Mzebra_GT3a, whole genome shotgun sequence genomic window:
- the LOC143412473 gene encoding uncharacterized protein LOC143412473 has product MFGRQPRLPVDLAFGLPLAKEGSTSHTQYVDKLKSHLEESYKLAIENSEKVMKRNKNRFDKNVTASQLNVGDRVLVRNVRLRGKHKLADKWESSVYIVVKKAGTLPVYTVRPEGQDKPLRTLHRDLLLPCGYLPPEKEMLTKQKRKMPVLPVSPVRADDADNNDEEELISYLPVPFSAEPVTFTTTIDLPNTPQPVPLINQPDVPVVLATEEENAILSEEPVPAEEEQVIASGTVEAGFEPVDLVETSHDEESLSSDSEASRSNLSQHSPTESEPLSPEAEPPLRHSTRTRNPPDRLQYIKPGKPLLKSVQTFLHGLSSVFSFALQDDEEEETMPSHLSQPVIRCQPSPCTRTSMRLGGESVTTVTSDPTSASPFIVAGMNPV; this is encoded by the coding sequence ATGTTTGGCCGCCAACCTCGCTTACCGGTGGACTTGGCCTTTGGACTACCCCTTGCCAAAGAAGGATCAACATCCCACACACAATATGTGGACAAACTAAAGTCCCACCTAGAAGAAAGTTACAAGCTGGCCATCGAAAACTCAGAAAAGGTGATGAAACGTAACAAAAACAGATTTGATAAAAATGTCACTGCATCACAGCTGAATGTTGGAGACAGAGTTCTTGTGAGGAACGTGCGGCTAAGAGGCAAACACAAGCTTGCAGATAAATGGGAGTCATCTGTGTACATTGTAGTGAAGAAAGCCGGCACTCTTCCTGTGTATACAGTTCGACCCGAAGGCCAAGACAAGCCCCTGAGAACTTTACATCGAGACCTCCTACTGCCCTGTGGGTATTTACCACCTGAAAAGGAAATGCTTACTAAGCAGAAGAGGAAAATGCCTGTCTTACCCGTGTCTCCTGTACGTGCTGATGATGCTGATAACAATGACGAAGAGGAACTAATCTCATACCTACCTGTTCCCTTCTCTGCTGAACCTGTCACCTTCACAACAACCATCGACTTACCCAATACTCCGCAACCTGTGCCACTTATCAACCAGCCCGATGTCCCTGTAGTATTGGCTACAGAGGAAGAGAATGCTATCCTCTCAGAGGAACCTGTACCTGCTGAAGAGGAACAAGTTATTGCTAGCGGAACCGTGGAAGCTGGCTTTGAGCCAGTTGATCTTGTCGAAACTTCTCACGATGAAGAAAGTCTGTCTTCTGATTCGGAAGCATCCAGAAGTAACTTGTCACAACACTCACCTACTGAATCAGAGCCTCTCAGTCCTGAGGCAGAACCACCTTTGAGGCATTCAACCCGCACCAGGAATCCTCCTGATCGGCTGCAATACATCAAGCCTGGTAAGCCTCTGTTAAAGAGCGTTCAGACCTTCCTGCATGGGTTAAGTTCTGTCTTCTCCTTCGCTCTTCAAGACGATGAAGAAGAGGAGACGATGCCTTCACACCTCAGCCAACCAGTCATTCGCTGCCAGCCTAGTCCATGTACGAGGACGTCCATGAGATTAGGGGGGGAGAGTGTAACCACGGTAACTTCTGACCCCACTTCCGCCAGTCCCTTTATTGTGGCGGGAATGAATCCTGTATAA
- the snrpa gene encoding U1 small nuclear ribonucleoprotein A, giving the protein MATPDVRLNHTIYINNLNEKIKKDELKKSLYAIFSQFGQILDILVARNIKMKGQAFVIFKEINSASNALRSMQGFPFYDKPMRIQYSKTDSDIIAKMKGTYVERDRKKEKKKIKGPDGTGPKKGVAGAAMVAGVPAAMPGMPPMSQAPRMMHMPGQPPYMPPPGMMPPPGMAPGQMPPGAIPPGQMMPGQMPGQMPQQVAENPPNHILFLTNLPEETNELMLSMLFNQFPGFKEVRLVPGRHDIAFVEFENEVQAGAARDALQGFKITQTNAMKISFAKK; this is encoded by the exons ATGGCCACCCCGGATGTCCGGCTAAATCATACTATCTACATCAACAACCTGAATGAGAAGATCAAGAAAGATG AGCTGAAAAAGTCGCTGTACGCCATCTTCTCACAGTTCGGACAGATTTTGGATATCCTGGTGGCACGAAACATAAAGATGAAGGGTCAGGCCTTTGTTATCTTCAAAGAGATTAACAGCGCCTCCAATGCGCTGAGATCCATGCAGGGCTTCCCCTTCTATGATAAACCGATG CGCATACAGTATTCAAAGACTGACTCTGACATCATAGCTAAAATGAAGGGGACTTACGTAGAGCGTGACcgcaaaaaagagaagaagaagatcaaAGGACCCGATGGCACTGGACCAAAGAAGggtgtagctggtgcagccatgGTCGCTGGTGTGCCTGCCGCTATGCCT GGAATGCCTCCAATGAGCCAGGCTCCCCGTATGATGCACATGCCTGGCCAGCCACCTTACATGCCCCCTCCAGGCATGATGCCACCTCCAGGGATGGCACCTGGCCAGATGCCCCCTGGTGCCATTCCTCCTGGTCAGATGATGCCTGGGCAGATGCCTGGACAAATGCCCCAGCAG GTTGCAGAAAATCCCCCCAATCACATCCTCTTCCTCACCAACTTGCCGGAGGAGACCAACGAGCTCATGCTGTCCATGCTCTTCAACCA GTTCCCAGGTTTCAAAGAGGTGCGTCTGGTCCCCGGACGCCACGACATCGCATTTGTGGAGTTTGAGAACGAGGTGCAGGCCGGAGCTGCACGAGATGCACTACAAGGCTTCAAGATCACACAGACGAATGCAATGAAGATTTCATTCGCTAAGAAATAA